A section of the Bacillus pumilus genome encodes:
- a CDS encoding beta-glucoside-specific PTS transporter subunit IIABC, with protein MENKELAQEIVKLIGGTENISQSWHCITRLRFNLNNESKVKVDELKTLDGVLGAQFQSGQFQVIIGAKVAEIYEEIDHLVGHSSNDSTPVKNTSKMNPIEVVFDVISGIFTPILPAIVGSGLIKGIMALFVSLGWLTETSSTYQVLQIFSNAVFYFLPFLIAYSAAKKFKTRESLALALAGILLYPAMIEGAAKGADPLSFLGLSIPLNNYTSSVLPIILGVLLLSFVDKWITKAIPKSLSIVFTPVLSLMITAPLTLAFIAPIGNVSGQYLEIFFTSLFNFAGPIAGLLMGGLMPLIVLTGMHYAFFPSTLASFEKMGYDIMLLPMNFIANMAQAGAVLGVIIRTKRVETRSLALSTLLPSFFGITEPAIYGVTLRLKKPFYASLIGGAVGGCFYGLFSVKTTAFSIPGITSLPTYMMKGTNNFQLALIGIALSFIVSLLVTIFLGFKESVTAVNEQAAEKPNHAVGTENQQLSKQTSPFEVQAPMSGKVIPLSEVNDSVFSSEMMGKGVAILPDKGVVQAPFSGKVVTVTPTKHAIGLVSDDGIELLIHVGIDTVSLNGQFFDVLVKEGDEIKTGDHLLSFDIEGIQSNHLDVVTPIIVTNSTQYLDVIHTGDAHVTAGQNKLLMLIH; from the coding sequence ATGGAAAACAAAGAATTGGCTCAAGAAATTGTGAAATTAATCGGTGGAACCGAAAATATATCTCAAAGTTGGCATTGTATCACAAGGCTAAGATTTAATCTCAACAATGAAAGCAAGGTTAAAGTGGATGAGCTGAAAACATTAGATGGTGTTTTAGGTGCACAATTCCAAAGTGGACAATTTCAAGTCATTATTGGAGCAAAGGTAGCAGAGATTTATGAGGAAATCGATCATCTGGTCGGTCATAGTAGCAATGATTCTACTCCTGTTAAAAACACGTCAAAGATGAATCCAATCGAAGTTGTATTCGATGTAATCAGCGGAATTTTCACACCTATTTTACCAGCGATTGTTGGTAGTGGATTGATCAAAGGGATCATGGCACTGTTTGTTAGCTTAGGTTGGCTAACGGAGACAAGCTCTACCTATCAAGTACTTCAAATCTTTTCAAATGCTGTGTTTTACTTTTTACCTTTCCTCATTGCTTATTCGGCAGCGAAAAAGTTTAAAACGCGAGAATCTCTTGCGCTCGCATTAGCAGGGATTTTACTATATCCAGCGATGATCGAAGGTGCAGCAAAAGGAGCAGATCCGTTAAGTTTTTTAGGGTTAAGTATTCCATTAAATAATTACACATCTTCTGTATTACCAATTATTTTAGGTGTGCTATTACTAAGTTTTGTCGATAAGTGGATAACAAAAGCGATCCCAAAATCCTTAAGTATCGTATTTACACCAGTACTGAGCCTAATGATCACGGCTCCTCTTACACTGGCTTTTATCGCTCCTATTGGAAACGTTTCCGGGCAGTATTTAGAAATCTTTTTCACTTCTTTGTTCAATTTCGCTGGTCCGATTGCCGGTTTATTAATGGGAGGCCTGATGCCACTCATTGTGTTAACTGGGATGCATTACGCATTTTTCCCAAGCACGTTAGCCAGCTTTGAAAAAATGGGTTACGATATCATGCTGCTTCCGATGAATTTCATCGCGAATATGGCACAAGCAGGCGCTGTGTTAGGTGTCATCATCCGTACCAAACGAGTAGAAACAAGGTCTTTAGCGCTTTCAACATTGCTTCCTAGTTTCTTCGGTATCACAGAACCAGCCATTTATGGAGTCACGCTTAGACTAAAAAAACCATTTTATGCTTCATTAATTGGCGGCGCAGTCGGTGGATGTTTTTACGGTTTATTTTCAGTTAAAACAACAGCCTTTTCGATTCCAGGCATCACCTCACTGCCCACTTACATGATGAAAGGGACGAATAATTTCCAGCTGGCTCTGATTGGAATCGCCTTGAGCTTTATCGTGTCACTTCTCGTCACCATTTTCCTTGGATTTAAGGAGTCTGTTACAGCCGTTAACGAGCAAGCAGCAGAAAAGCCAAATCACGCTGTGGGTACAGAGAATCAACAATTATCTAAGCAAACAAGCCCATTCGAAGTTCAAGCACCTATGAGCGGAAAGGTCATTCCTTTATCTGAAGTGAATGATTCCGTGTTCTCAAGTGAAATGATGGGAAAGGGAGTCGCAATTTTGCCTGATAAGGGGGTGGTACAAGCACCGTTCTCAGGAAAAGTAGTGACTGTTACGCCTACTAAACATGCCATCGGACTCGTTTCAGATGATGGGATTGAATTATTGATTCACGTGGGGATTGATACCGTCAGCCTAAACGGCCAATTCTTTGATGTACTCGTAAAAGAGGGCGATGAGATCAAAACCGGGGATCATTTATTATCGTTTGATATAGAAGGAATTCAATCAAACCATTTAGATGTAGTGACACCTATTATCGTCACAAATTCTACGCAATACCTTGATGTGATTCATACAGGTGACGCTCATGTCACCGCAGGTCAAAATAAGCTCTTAATGCTTATTCACTAA
- a CDS encoding glycoside hydrolase family 1 protein encodes MIEMKELKKGFSDNFLWGGATAANQIEGAYLEGGKGLSTSDFAAYKDPYEKGKVNNFTFDVSSAELKRYKEQPDEFDFPKRRGIDFYHRYEEDIALFAEMGFKVFRLSISWARIFPTGLEDKPNEEGLAFYDQVFDECAKYGIEPLVTMSHYEMPITLTEKYNGWMSRELVPLFEKYARAILERYKDKVKYWITFNEMNMNLNSLYTGAGILEDLVDHKLQAAYQASHHQFIASALTVKAAKEIIPNVQIGCMINQIEAYAKTTKPEDQLQAVKSNQLNMFYPDVQARGEYPTYMVKYFADNDIKLDIEEQDEQILKEGIVDFVAISYYMSHVAEAREDAAELAGTFDSPIKNEHLELSQWDWPIDPMGLRISLIKLYDRYQKPLFVCENGLGARDTLTSDGEIHDDYRIDYLKQHIEQMKEAVKEGVDLMGYTPWGCIDLISCGTSQMSKRYGLIYVDQDDRGNGTLNRYRKDSFYWYKNVIATNGEDLS; translated from the coding sequence ATGATTGAAATGAAAGAATTAAAAAAAGGATTTTCAGATAATTTCCTATGGGGTGGCGCAACTGCTGCCAATCAAATAGAGGGCGCATACTTAGAAGGTGGCAAGGGCCTGTCGACATCAGACTTTGCTGCATATAAAGATCCTTATGAAAAAGGAAAAGTGAACAATTTTACTTTCGATGTTAGTTCAGCTGAATTAAAAAGATACAAGGAACAACCTGATGAATTTGATTTCCCAAAAAGACGCGGAATCGATTTTTACCATCGATATGAAGAGGATATTGCACTATTTGCAGAGATGGGCTTTAAAGTGTTTCGCTTGTCTATTTCATGGGCAAGAATCTTTCCAACTGGTTTAGAAGACAAGCCAAACGAAGAAGGATTGGCTTTTTACGATCAAGTATTTGATGAATGTGCGAAATATGGAATTGAACCATTAGTCACGATGTCTCACTACGAAATGCCGATTACTTTAACAGAGAAATATAATGGCTGGATGAGTAGAGAGCTTGTCCCGTTGTTTGAAAAATATGCCCGCGCTATTTTAGAAAGATATAAAGATAAAGTGAAGTATTGGATTACATTCAATGAAATGAATATGAACCTCAACAGCCTTTACACCGGTGCTGGAATTTTAGAGGACCTAGTAGACCATAAATTACAGGCTGCGTATCAAGCATCACATCACCAATTTATCGCCAGTGCTCTCACAGTGAAGGCTGCAAAAGAAATCATTCCAAATGTCCAAATTGGCTGTATGATTAACCAAATTGAAGCCTATGCAAAAACAACGAAGCCAGAGGACCAGCTGCAAGCGGTAAAATCGAACCAATTGAATATGTTCTATCCGGATGTTCAAGCTAGAGGTGAATATCCAACATACATGGTGAAATATTTTGCTGACAACGACATAAAGCTCGATATCGAAGAGCAAGATGAGCAAATTTTAAAAGAGGGCATCGTTGATTTTGTGGCAATCAGCTACTATATGTCCCACGTAGCAGAAGCGCGAGAAGATGCAGCAGAGCTAGCGGGTACATTTGATAGCCCAATCAAAAATGAGCATTTGGAGTTATCACAATGGGATTGGCCAATTGATCCGATGGGTCTGCGCATTTCATTAATTAAGCTGTATGACAGATACCAAAAACCTTTATTTGTTTGTGAAAACGGACTTGGTGCAAGAGATACACTGACATCAGACGGAGAAATACACGACGATTATCGAATTGATTATTTAAAACAACATATTGAACAGATGAAAGAAGCAGTCAAAGAAGGTGTCGACTTAATGGGGTATACGCCTTGGGGTTGCATTGACTTAATTAGCTGCGGAACATCTCAAATGAGTAAACGCTATGGTTTGATCTATGTAGATCAAGACGACAGAGGGAATGGTACATTGAATCGTTACAGAAAGGATTCCTTCTACTGGTACAAAAATGTGATTGCAACAAATGGAGAAGATTTATCATAA
- a CDS encoding MerR family transcriptional regulator, whose protein sequence is MELMTRGELAKKTGVSPAAIRYYEEHNILPAPRRRSNGYRFYTEDYVVKIQLIKDAKTLGYSLKEIAEIMNMLSQDIDLDTLREIVHLKHEEIEKKIKSLRLIQDLLSNLLKTPETKVHVYLESFRVPNQDD, encoded by the coding sequence ATGGAGTTGATGACTAGAGGAGAACTTGCCAAAAAAACAGGAGTAAGTCCTGCCGCAATTCGTTACTATGAAGAGCACAACATATTGCCTGCTCCAAGACGACGTTCAAACGGTTACAGATTCTATACAGAAGACTATGTTGTGAAGATTCAATTGATCAAAGATGCAAAAACGCTGGGTTATTCATTAAAGGAAATAGCTGAAATTATGAACATGCTAAGTCAAGACATAGACCTTGATACCTTAAGGGAAATTGTCCATCTTAAACATGAAGAAATTGAAAAGAAAATTAAAAGCCTTCGTCTCATTCAAGACCTTTTATCTAACTTATTAAAAACCCCTGAAACAAAAGTACACGTCTACCTGGAATCATTTCGTGTACCAAATCAGGATGATTAA
- a CDS encoding alpha/beta hydrolase fold domain-containing protein — protein sequence MSVEIYYGERSKESIQFETLFASQSNKESFSSIEHTKKFLEQKGIENTQPYAIGDDVKLISEVQEQTFEGMQVFTLNEQASQNQKVILYLHGGAWTNQPLNVHWWFMDKMAQSLDAKVVAPIYPKVPHYSYKDTYPKILNLYKDLLKTAGSANQLTIMGDSAGGNISLGLAHLLKKEGLPQPKDIILLSACVDMSLSNPLMFEYAKKDPILGHEGMEVIAKIWTADQHVTDPLISPIYGDFKGLAKITHFIGTHDMLYPDAIKLDEKLTEQGIDIKTFVYPEMLHVFVVMPIPEAQDAEEKIIQVINR from the coding sequence ATGAGTGTAGAAATTTATTATGGTGAGCGTTCTAAAGAAAGTATTCAATTTGAAACATTATTCGCTTCGCAAAGTAATAAAGAGAGTTTTTCTAGTATCGAACATACAAAAAAATTTCTTGAGCAAAAAGGAATTGAAAATACGCAGCCTTATGCCATTGGGGATGATGTGAAGTTAATCAGTGAGGTACAAGAGCAGACATTCGAAGGAATGCAAGTGTTCACATTGAATGAACAAGCATCACAAAATCAAAAAGTCATTCTCTATCTGCATGGTGGCGCGTGGACAAATCAGCCTTTAAATGTCCATTGGTGGTTCATGGATAAAATGGCGCAATCACTCGATGCGAAAGTGGTCGCTCCTATCTACCCAAAAGTGCCTCATTATAGCTACAAGGATACGTATCCGAAAATTCTTAACCTATATAAAGACCTTCTGAAAACCGCCGGAAGTGCCAATCAATTGACGATCATGGGAGATTCAGCTGGCGGAAATATCTCACTTGGTCTGGCGCACCTTTTAAAGAAGGAAGGACTGCCACAGCCGAAGGATATTATTTTATTATCTGCATGTGTTGACATGAGCTTAAGCAATCCTCTCATGTTTGAATATGCAAAGAAGGACCCGATTCTAGGTCATGAAGGAATGGAAGTCATTGCAAAGATTTGGACAGCTGATCAACATGTCACTGATCCATTGATCAGTCCCATATACGGTGACTTCAAAGGACTTGCGAAGATTACTCATTTCATTGGAACACATGATATGTTATATCCAGATGCCATAAAGCTCGATGAAAAACTAACAGAACAAGGAATAGACATCAAAACCTTTGTTTATCCTGAAATGCTGCATGTGTTTGTTGTTATGCCAATTCCTGAGGCACAAGATGCCGAGGAGAAAATCATTCAAGTGATCAATCGTTAG
- a CDS encoding DUF2651 family protein: MMMSFLQPMALILFTLPLLILIWGIVGYILFKRVYIVLMITFAASTIFIFAYTGFDMSNMYWVITMTFLCMCTSVITKIIHYMIRRYKKG; the protein is encoded by the coding sequence ATGATGATGTCTTTTCTTCAACCTATGGCTCTGATCTTATTTACATTGCCTTTGTTAATTTTAATATGGGGGATTGTAGGCTATATCCTCTTTAAGCGGGTCTACATCGTTCTAATGATCACCTTTGCAGCTTCAACCATTTTTATCTTTGCCTATACGGGGTTTGATATGTCGAATATGTATTGGGTCATTACGATGACCTTTTTATGCATGTGTACCTCTGTCATCACAAAAATCATCCACTATATGATTCGTCGCTATAAAAAAGGATAA
- a CDS encoding cytidine deaminase has protein sequence MKTFDLSQEDIELIDEAKKKIISLYEDDKHHVGAAIRMKTGEIISAVHIEAYIGRVTVCAEAIAIGSALSNGYKDFDTIVAVRHPYSDEEDRSIRVVSPCGICRELISDFGPACFVILEIDGELVKVKIEELIPLKYTRS, from the coding sequence ATGAAAACTTTTGATCTATCACAAGAAGATATAGAATTAATCGACGAAGCAAAAAAGAAGATTATTAGTCTTTATGAAGATGACAAACATCATGTAGGGGCAGCGATCCGTATGAAAACAGGAGAAATCATATCAGCTGTCCATATAGAAGCCTATATCGGACGGGTAACTGTTTGCGCAGAAGCCATTGCGATTGGTAGCGCTTTATCAAATGGATATAAGGATTTTGATACCATTGTTGCAGTGAGACACCCTTATTCAGATGAAGAAGATAGAAGCATTAGGGTAGTAAGCCCTTGCGGCATCTGCCGAGAGCTCATTTCAGACTTTGGACCGGCATGTTTTGTCATCCTTGAGATCGATGGGGAGCTGGTCAAGGTGAAAATCGAAGAACTCATTCCGCTCAAATATACTCGAAGCTGA
- a CDS encoding pentapeptide repeat-containing protein: MDHLVFDTCDLTNARFFAGSTIDHCTFIRSDLRSVGIGKNEAVFTNCVFSSCDMRGMTLENATFIDCAFSRCRFNDRVLQVANIVNCTFAGKLIDITFEGNGKQKLIADFKYCTLDGVRFIGCDLSACNPPAFKIYVENVSERVKKALEKIGDDPTLSDDDRKILVRSLRKLEQMEQYIFNTKHMEKIYGPAFVERFFSHLGCSKGHI; encoded by the coding sequence TTGGATCATCTTGTATTTGATACGTGTGATCTCACGAATGCAAGATTTTTTGCCGGTAGTACGATTGATCATTGTACTTTTATTCGTTCCGACTTGCGCTCTGTGGGCATTGGCAAAAACGAAGCCGTCTTCACCAATTGCGTATTTTCTTCCTGCGATATGAGAGGAATGACATTGGAGAATGCTACTTTTATCGATTGTGCTTTCTCTAGATGTAGATTCAATGACCGCGTTTTACAGGTTGCGAACATCGTCAATTGTACTTTTGCTGGTAAGCTAATAGATATTACGTTTGAGGGAAATGGCAAACAAAAGCTGATCGCCGATTTTAAATACTGTACCCTTGACGGTGTTCGTTTTATAGGCTGTGACCTGTCGGCATGTAATCCGCCAGCATTCAAAATATATGTTGAAAATGTATCTGAACGTGTGAAAAAGGCCTTAGAGAAGATAGGTGATGACCCTACTCTGTCTGACGATGATCGGAAAATACTAGTGCGCAGTCTGCGCAAGCTTGAACAAATGGAACAGTATATTTTTAACACGAAACATATGGAGAAAATATATGGGCCTGCTTTTGTTGAGCGATTTTTTAGTCATCTTGGATGTAGCAAGGGTCACATTTAG
- a CDS encoding monooxygenase — protein sequence MAYVLQVDFKMNGPFGDELAKEFSDLARSINEEDGFIWKIWTENPEKNEAGGIYLFETKEAAETYLDMHSKRITSFGITDINAKIFDINSELTHITKGPFKTHKD from the coding sequence ATGGCTTACGTATTACAAGTGGATTTTAAGATGAATGGTCCTTTCGGAGATGAATTGGCAAAAGAGTTTTCTGATTTAGCGAGAAGTATTAATGAAGAGGACGGGTTCATATGGAAGATATGGACGGAGAATCCTGAGAAAAATGAGGCTGGCGGGATTTATTTATTTGAAACAAAAGAAGCAGCCGAAACATATCTCGATATGCATTCTAAAAGAATCACGAGCTTTGGCATAACAGACATCAATGCGAAAATCTTTGATATAAACTCTGAGCTGACTCATATTACAAAAGGTCCATTCAAAACGCATAAAGATTGA
- a CDS encoding NADPH-dependent FMN reductase has translation MIKIGIITGSTRDSRVNIQVAEWVKSIADKRTDATFEIVDIKDYELPRYNEPAPALMSKDYQTPEAHAWSKKVSELDGFIFVTPEYNKAVTAGLKDAIDYLYTEWNNKAAGIVSYGSSLGVTAANNLRLILSVPAVATVRTQPGLSLFTDFEHMTTFKPAAFHEETVDTMLVEVVSWSTALKTIRH, from the coding sequence ATGATTAAAATTGGGATTATCACTGGTAGTACAAGAGATTCAAGAGTTAATATTCAAGTAGCGGAATGGGTAAAATCCATCGCAGATAAACGAACGGATGCTACTTTTGAGATCGTTGATATTAAGGATTATGAGCTGCCTCGCTACAACGAACCAGCACCTGCCCTCATGTCAAAGGATTATCAAACACCAGAAGCGCATGCATGGTCAAAAAAAGTGAGTGAGCTTGATGGGTTTATTTTTGTCACACCTGAATACAACAAAGCGGTCACAGCTGGACTGAAAGATGCGATTGATTACTTATATACTGAATGGAACAACAAGGCAGCTGGAATTGTCAGCTATGGTTCTTCTCTAGGTGTGACAGCAGCAAATAACTTACGGTTAATTTTATCTGTTCCGGCTGTTGCAACAGTTCGTACTCAACCTGGGCTAAGTCTTTTTACTGACTTTGAACATATGACAACGTTTAAGCCAGCAGCGTTTCATGAAGAAACGGTTGATACGATGCTGGTTGAAGTCGTATCTTGGTCTACAGCTTTAAAAACCATCAGACATTAA
- a CDS encoding TetR/AcrR family transcriptional regulator, with amino-acid sequence MTQPKTDPRVLRTRKLIMESFIKLSSKKEFKDITVKDVTAEAMINRATFYYHFEDKYDLLDKTLSEVLSINLESINFNNSKLDEDTMMNIFKALASFQQSLYNRCQVEYETELAPIVREQLEIIFYQLLVNQYTNVEKQVLKVTAVFLSWGIHGASVEWRKNSSHISSEKFIKSALPYIMSGIDFKHNR; translated from the coding sequence ATGACGCAGCCAAAGACAGATCCGCGCGTATTAAGAACACGCAAATTAATAATGGAGTCATTTATCAAGCTTTCATCAAAAAAGGAATTTAAGGATATTACGGTGAAAGATGTGACAGCAGAAGCCATGATTAACCGAGCGACGTTTTATTATCATTTTGAGGATAAATACGATTTATTAGATAAAACACTATCAGAAGTATTGTCGATTAATTTAGAAAGTATCAATTTTAATAATAGTAAACTAGATGAAGATACAATGATGAATATCTTTAAAGCGCTAGCCAGTTTTCAACAATCTCTGTATAACCGGTGCCAAGTAGAATATGAAACTGAACTTGCTCCAATTGTTCGAGAACAGCTTGAAATTATTTTTTATCAATTGTTAGTGAATCAATATACTAATGTCGAAAAACAAGTGTTGAAGGTCACGGCTGTTTTTTTAAGCTGGGGGATTCACGGAGCTTCTGTTGAATGGAGAAAGAATAGTTCTCACATTTCTTCAGAAAAATTTATCAAATCAGCATTGCCGTATATCATGTCAGGTATTGATTTTAAGCATAACAGGTAG
- a CDS encoding MarR family winged helix-turn-helix transcriptional regulator: MKLHDLIGYLVHRTDVKMTNYFTNRLKPYGVTPEQWGIISILNHEKGTTQKELAEGIDKNQTTVVRMIQSMERKGLVKKIFNEQDRRSHHLFLTEKGDEIKKAILPVVIDAHRTVTNQLSDEEIQQLKLLLNKLFHSDYPS, from the coding sequence ATGAAGTTACACGATTTAATAGGTTATCTCGTTCATCGCACTGATGTGAAAATGACGAATTATTTTACGAATAGGTTAAAGCCGTACGGAGTTACACCAGAACAGTGGGGTATTATTAGTATTCTTAACCATGAAAAAGGGACGACTCAAAAAGAATTGGCAGAAGGCATTGATAAAAATCAAACCACTGTCGTCAGAATGATCCAGTCAATGGAACGAAAAGGGCTTGTCAAAAAAATCTTTAATGAACAAGACCGGCGCTCGCATCATTTGTTTTTAACAGAAAAAGGAGACGAGATCAAAAAGGCGATTCTTCCTGTCGTCATCGATGCACATCGAACTGTGACAAATCAATTAAGCGATGAAGAGATTCAACAATTAAAATTACTTTTAAACAAATTATTTCATTCAGACTATCCGTCTTGA
- a CDS encoding DoxX family protein, giving the protein MINIFILILQIVLAVFFFLTGTKIISGKMAEEFKRFGLPAFFNVLTGALELIGAAGMLAGIWMPTLALLSGLLLGGTMLAAAFTLIVLARDPIKKAIPALVLFALSIGVSLYHFL; this is encoded by the coding sequence GTGATCAATATTTTCATTCTTATTTTACAAATTGTATTGGCCGTTTTCTTTTTCCTCACAGGAACGAAAATCATATCAGGGAAAATGGCAGAAGAGTTCAAACGATTTGGTTTACCTGCATTTTTCAATGTTTTAACGGGGGCTCTTGAGCTAATAGGCGCCGCTGGAATGCTCGCCGGCATATGGATGCCAACATTAGCATTATTATCAGGCTTATTGTTAGGAGGCACGATGCTGGCAGCTGCATTTACTCTGATCGTATTGGCCAGAGATCCCATTAAAAAAGCAATTCCTGCACTTGTTTTATTCGCTCTTAGTATTGGGGTCAGTCTATACCACTTTCTTTAA
- a CDS encoding TetR/AcrR family transcriptional regulator C-terminal domain-containing protein, whose translation MPQGTNFLQLTEHLLAALHEGGIKSTSAAWGVDLLLLYVSSVAYEKVSWKKHDSSQVSDTKKAFHDADKTHFPFIHRVKEELFAGDPVSMERFRWGIDVILYGIQQKDN comes from the coding sequence ATTCCACAAGGAACGAACTTTCTTCAGTTGACCGAACATCTTCTCGCTGCATTGCATGAAGGCGGGATCAAATCTACATCCGCTGCATGGGGAGTAGACCTATTGCTGTTATACGTATCTTCGGTAGCATACGAAAAGGTCTCTTGGAAAAAACATGACTCTTCGCAGGTTTCAGACACAAAAAAAGCATTTCATGATGCAGACAAGACGCATTTTCCTTTTATTCATCGTGTAAAAGAAGAATTGTTTGCAGGTGATCCCGTTTCAATGGAACGATTCCGATGGGGAATTGACGTCATTTTGTATGGAATCCAGCAAAAAGACAATTAG
- a CDS encoding helix-turn-helix transcriptional regulator, which yields MEHIKKLLESYIPLAKSTAKMFGPNCEVVIHDLTNPQASVMFTVNNHVTGREIGQSFDHLVKTVLQSEDFKEDYLAGYTFVTEDKRKIRSSTSLIRDSKQKVIGAFCINFDIEALNQMQQFIDTFLTTQVEAQGAETTSNDDLENVEEIVDQLIQQIIQNSVHPVMKRHEKIELIKFMDEKGIFLMKGSVEKVASMLGISKVTVYSYLDEIKNKSR from the coding sequence ATGGAACATATTAAAAAGTTATTAGAGAGTTATATTCCTTTAGCAAAATCTACTGCAAAAATGTTTGGACCAAATTGTGAAGTGGTGATTCATGATTTAACGAACCCTCAAGCATCTGTCATGTTTACTGTAAATAACCATGTGACAGGAAGAGAAATCGGCCAATCATTTGATCATCTAGTCAAGACTGTATTACAATCAGAAGATTTTAAAGAAGATTATCTGGCTGGTTATACATTTGTAACAGAAGATAAGCGTAAAATTCGTTCTTCGACTTCATTAATACGTGATTCAAAGCAAAAAGTGATTGGCGCTTTCTGTATTAATTTTGATATTGAAGCCCTAAATCAAATGCAGCAATTTATAGATACTTTTCTTACTACACAAGTGGAAGCTCAAGGTGCAGAAACAACATCAAATGATGATCTTGAAAATGTGGAAGAAATAGTGGATCAATTGATTCAACAAATCATTCAAAATAGTGTTCATCCAGTCATGAAACGTCATGAAAAAATTGAACTAATTAAATTCATGGATGAAAAGGGCATTTTTTTAATGAAAGGATCTGTTGAAAAGGTCGCATCTATGCTAGGCATTTCCAAAGTAACCGTCTATAGCTATTTGGATGAAATTAAAAATAAATCGAGGTAA
- a CDS encoding RidA family protein, translated as MESILEVGNLKSNGHYAFATIHQNTVYVSGQFAINPETTEKEFGPIEEETLQALKNVEMIVEAAGSKKEKILRMTLYISDIHLWDKVDAVYTELFGEHKPARTIVPTNELHFGFKIEMDAIAYI; from the coding sequence ATGGAAAGCATACTCGAGGTAGGAAATCTAAAATCAAACGGGCACTATGCATTCGCAACCATTCATCAAAACACAGTCTATGTTTCGGGACAATTTGCCATCAATCCCGAAACGACAGAAAAAGAGTTCGGTCCCATTGAAGAAGAGACATTACAAGCGCTTAAGAATGTAGAGATGATTGTAGAGGCTGCGGGAAGTAAAAAAGAGAAGATTTTGCGCATGACATTATACATTTCGGATATTCATTTATGGGACAAAGTCGATGCTGTTTATACGGAACTTTTCGGTGAACATAAACCAGCGCGTACGATTGTTCCAACGAATGAATTACATTTTGGTTTTAAAATTGAAATGGATGCCATTGCATATATTTAA